A window of the Kosakonia radicincitans DSM 16656 genome harbors these coding sequences:
- a CDS encoding phage tail fiber domain-containing protein, whose product MMVENEISTVEYELSTSTGPFDIPFYFIENDHIAAQIYDPSDDTYNPTTLVLNQDYYLSGAGNESGGQLTLATAHAGKILFIFRDPDATQLTSYQDTGKFPAASHERALDKLTMLIQRAILWWDTLALKKPNRFASFYDAEGNRIANLADPVNTNDAVTKNYVDTLSGNNFSRTLRTPEVITSLPDVEMRKNKLVAMDDAGNPLMVLPESGSAADVLIELAKPTGFTYIGVCPDIATLRSIEPGTEGQRITLKQHTSDTGLGGGQFRAVLDGTSYTDNNGTVIKTHGGSAWLRINADVISPVMFGAVSDGVTNDTAAIQAAINTGARKITFRPSEIPSIVDAGSLTLNSGQTISGYGAELKHYSTTLGYSIFNAFSATDIKILGFKFSGPSSQTNAVNCVSCVDVIVRDCKTENIGLFSCKSAKAPNPFVAHDNTGVYSLVTDEADYSRNIKVINNTTIGDGTGILGGAFKVSGIYISYAKSVVVSANYIENHKEGVQWWGGDALAEGDSMSSERKCYDIVISDNTVLNTVGGIWGSMGQRVKVKGNSVINCGDVAIDFEGCIDSTASSNSTGFTANGCLTVIGLSRNIRFIDNTALTQSTDPYHNIAGVYFTDTPVTDLMDVHFENNTFKSIGTAQTWIKIENCPWLSFSNNRLENVRFDTTTASTSNGTRSLIVSDNDLLFTAGSSSFTYTAISVGDLSFGGRAIISGNKIDHLSAATAQYGISYKATRSGQALTNCIISDNIVSGFIEDIHIVTTAPSSGNHFVSLQSNIFGTKGGSISGGTVVSGNNYTPAGASIVF is encoded by the coding sequence ATGATGGTCGAGAATGAAATTTCTACTGTTGAATATGAACTTTCAACAAGTACTGGTCCCTTTGATATACCGTTTTATTTCATTGAGAATGATCATATTGCTGCCCAAATTTATGACCCTTCTGATGATACTTATAATCCAACAACGCTGGTGTTGAATCAGGATTATTACCTTTCCGGTGCAGGAAATGAAAGCGGTGGTCAGTTGACGCTGGCAACTGCGCATGCAGGAAAAATACTCTTTATTTTTCGTGATCCCGATGCAACTCAATTAACCAGCTATCAGGATACTGGAAAGTTCCCGGCGGCCAGCCACGAACGGGCACTTGATAAACTGACGATGCTGATTCAGCGGGCTATTTTATGGTGGGACACGCTCGCACTTAAAAAGCCTAATCGGTTTGCCAGTTTTTATGATGCGGAAGGTAACCGCATTGCTAATCTTGCCGATCCTGTGAATACCAATGACGCAGTAACTAAAAATTATGTTGATACTCTTTCGGGCAACAATTTTAGCCGCACGCTTCGTACTCCTGAGGTAATAACGTCATTACCCGATGTGGAGATGCGCAAAAATAAATTAGTTGCGATGGATGATGCTGGTAATCCGCTGATGGTCCTACCTGAATCAGGCTCAGCGGCTGATGTGCTGATTGAACTGGCTAAACCTACAGGTTTCACATATATCGGTGTGTGTCCTGACATTGCCACATTGCGTTCCATTGAGCCTGGAACAGAAGGCCAGCGCATCACCCTCAAACAGCATACTTCTGACACTGGCTTAGGTGGTGGTCAATTCCGTGCTGTTCTGGATGGAACAAGTTATACTGACAACAATGGTACTGTCATTAAGACTCATGGCGGTTCGGCATGGTTGCGAATCAATGCTGACGTCATCAGCCCGGTCATGTTTGGAGCAGTTAGTGATGGTGTTACCAATGATACCGCTGCTATCCAGGCTGCAATAAATACCGGTGCAAGGAAGATCACTTTCCGCCCTTCAGAAATTCCTTCTATAGTCGATGCTGGGTCATTAACGCTCAACAGCGGGCAAACAATTTCTGGTTACGGTGCAGAGTTAAAACACTATTCTACGACCCTTGGTTATTCAATTTTTAATGCTTTTAGCGCTACTGACATAAAAATACTTGGTTTCAAGTTTTCCGGGCCATCCAGCCAGACAAATGCCGTTAACTGTGTTTCCTGTGTGGATGTTATTGTCCGGGATTGTAAAACAGAAAATATAGGTTTGTTTTCCTGTAAATCCGCCAAGGCACCTAATCCATTTGTAGCTCACGATAATACTGGCGTTTATTCACTGGTTACTGATGAAGCAGACTATAGCCGCAATATTAAGGTTATTAACAATACCACCATAGGAGACGGAACTGGTATTCTTGGAGGCGCGTTTAAAGTTTCTGGTATTTATATTTCTTATGCCAAAAGCGTTGTAGTATCAGCCAACTATATTGAAAACCATAAGGAAGGGGTTCAGTGGTGGGGTGGTGATGCTCTAGCTGAAGGTGATAGCATGAGTTCTGAACGCAAATGCTATGACATCGTTATTAGTGACAATACAGTTCTGAACACCGTAGGTGGTATCTGGGGCTCTATGGGGCAGCGCGTTAAAGTAAAAGGGAATAGCGTAATCAACTGTGGAGATGTGGCTATTGATTTTGAGGGCTGCATTGACTCAACAGCATCATCCAATTCAACTGGATTTACCGCGAATGGATGTCTGACTGTTATTGGCCTTAGCCGCAACATTCGGTTTATTGATAATACTGCCCTTACTCAGAGTACTGACCCATACCATAACATTGCAGGCGTGTATTTTACGGATACGCCTGTTACAGACTTGATGGATGTTCATTTTGAGAATAACACGTTCAAATCTATTGGCACTGCCCAGACATGGATTAAAATCGAAAACTGTCCATGGTTGAGTTTCAGCAATAACAGGCTGGAGAACGTACGGTTTGACACTACCACCGCGTCAACATCTAATGGTACACGTAGCCTTATCGTTTCTGATAATGATCTGCTGTTTACCGCCGGGAGTTCATCTTTTACATACACCGCTATAAGCGTGGGAGATTTGTCATTTGGTGGACGCGCTATCATCTCAGGGAATAAGATTGATCATCTTTCAGCAGCAACCGCACAGTACGGCATCAGCTATAAAGCAACAAGATCTGGTCAGGCTCTGACAAATTGCATTATCTCAGATAATATCGTTTCTGGTTTTATTGAAGATATCCATATTGTCACTACTGCGCCCAGCAGTGGTAACCATTTTGTCAGTCTACAGAGCAACATCTTTGGAACTAAAGGAGGCTCCATTTCCGGAGGTACAGTTGTTAGTGGTAACAACTATACTCCGGCTGGAGCCTCAATAGTTTTTTAA
- a CDS encoding DUF1378 family protein, whose amino-acid sequence MTFIESVMLYFSTAASALFLIAGGWVKIRDYFKAKAQAKAEAAQAEFEAAVQARLKQLQEENAAAPDATATSVSGTVVM is encoded by the coding sequence ATGACATTTATCGAAAGTGTAATGCTGTATTTTTCCACCGCCGCAAGCGCGTTGTTTTTAATAGCTGGTGGCTGGGTAAAAATCCGCGATTACTTCAAAGCCAAAGCGCAGGCAAAGGCTGAAGCTGCTCAGGCAGAATTTGAAGCCGCTGTGCAGGCGCGGCTGAAGCAACTGCAGGAAGAAAATGCAGCTGCGCCAGATGCCACAGCGACCAGCGTAAGCGGAACGGTCGTGATGTAA
- a CDS encoding GtrA family protein, whose amino-acid sequence MLKLFSRYVSVGVLNTAIHWLCFAAMLHFFDASQAIANVVAFCVAVTFSFFANARFTFNSQATTGRYIAFVAFMGVMAMLTGFIADQFNAPPLVTLIAFSAFSLVAGFIYSKLIVFRDAK is encoded by the coding sequence ATGTTAAAGCTATTTAGTCGTTACGTTTCTGTTGGTGTGTTGAACACGGCTATTCATTGGTTATGCTTTGCTGCCATGCTTCACTTTTTTGATGCCAGCCAGGCAATTGCCAATGTTGTGGCATTCTGCGTTGCGGTGACATTTAGCTTCTTCGCAAATGCCAGATTCACTTTCAACTCTCAGGCTACAACCGGTCGTTACATTGCGTTCGTGGCATTTATGGGAGTGATGGCAATGCTCACAGGTTTTATCGCAGATCAATTTAATGCTCCACCACTGGTAACGCTCATTGCGTTCTCTGCGTTCAGCCTTGTAGCCGGGTTTATTTACTCAAAACTCATTGTGTTTAGAGATGCGAAATGA
- a CDS encoding glycosyltransferase family 2 protein, translating to MKISLVVPVFNEEDTIPIFYKTVREFDELKDYEVEILFINDGSKDATESIIQALAVSDPLVVPLSFTRNFGKEPALFAGLDNATGDAVIPIDVDLQDPVQVIPQLIEKWQAGADMVLAKRTDRSTDGRLKRKTAEWFYKLHNKISDPKIEENVGDFRLMSREVVENIKRMPERNLFMKGVLSWVGGKTDVVEYARSERVAGTSKFNGWKLWNLALEGITSFSTFPLRMWTYIGLFVAGMAFLYGAWMVLDTLAFGNQVRGYPSLLVSILFLGGIQLIGIGVLGEYIGRIYIETKRRPKYLIKNKIITTQGKIK from the coding sequence ATGAAAATTTCTCTGGTCGTTCCCGTCTTCAACGAAGAAGACACAATACCTATTTTTTATAAAACCGTGAGGGAGTTTGACGAGTTAAAAGATTACGAAGTTGAAATACTTTTCATCAATGACGGCAGCAAAGATGCCACAGAGTCGATTATTCAGGCTCTTGCTGTTAGCGATCCTCTTGTGGTTCCGCTCTCATTTACGCGTAATTTCGGGAAAGAGCCGGCGCTTTTTGCAGGTCTTGACAATGCAACAGGTGACGCAGTAATTCCGATTGATGTCGATTTACAGGACCCTGTTCAGGTCATTCCTCAGCTTATAGAAAAATGGCAAGCCGGTGCTGATATGGTTCTGGCAAAAAGGACTGATCGCTCAACTGATGGTCGCCTTAAACGTAAAACTGCTGAATGGTTCTATAAGCTTCACAACAAGATCAGCGATCCAAAGATTGAAGAAAACGTCGGAGATTTCCGGCTGATGTCCCGCGAAGTAGTAGAGAATATTAAACGCATGCCAGAACGCAACTTGTTCATGAAAGGAGTGCTTAGCTGGGTTGGCGGAAAAACTGACGTAGTGGAATATGCGCGATCCGAGCGAGTAGCCGGGACGTCGAAATTTAATGGCTGGAAGCTATGGAATCTGGCACTGGAAGGCATAACCAGTTTCTCTACTTTTCCGCTGCGCATGTGGACGTATATCGGTCTTTTTGTCGCCGGGATGGCTTTTCTTTACGGGGCGTGGATGGTTTTAGATACGCTGGCTTTCGGTAATCAGGTGAGAGGGTATCCGTCACTGCTTGTATCAATACTTTTCCTGGGGGGTATTCAATTGATAGGGATCGGTGTTCTTGGGGAATATATTGGCAGGATTTATATTGAAACCAAAAGAAGACCTAAATACTTAATAAAAAACAAAATCATAACCACTCAAGGAAAAATAAAATGA
- a CDS encoding ShlB/FhaC/HecB family hemolysin secretion/activation protein, which translates to MTSPLNYIRSSALFLLLAFTAQAAPLSPADRDAVRQQQEQLLRQSQQQRDELERSTTLPRSGQSTSAPQAGGPCFDIHTITLSGVTLISEKAQQKLTAPWQNQCLNMAKITELAAAISDWYISRGYITSRAFLTEQDLSHGELRIVVLEGKLRHIRLEGESPRMLKMVFPGLEGKILNLRDIEQGMEQINRLRREPVQIDIVPDSEPGYSSVNLTATPEFPLSASVSLDNSGQKSTGDDQLNGSLTASNLLGLAEQWQVSGGRSSDFATGYDAQNFQAGFSMPYGYGLLDYSYAWSNYRTTLINQGFPWISTGDTRTHRLNGSWVVFRNGNIKTAFTAGVTQRSSRNWLNDAPLVSSTRNLSSLQLGISHTQKVLGGVATFNPTFSHGMPWFNAETDEGKSGDEPRAQFRKGSLSASFQRPFSADIVWLTSLYAQWSPDRLYGSERLTLGGESSVRGFKEQYLSGDNGGYWRNELNYVLFTLPLLGQISATAAVDGGWLEKDRLDRYASGTLWGASAGLGSAGRWFASQISVGTPLHYPDWLGPDHVSVNWRVAVTF; encoded by the coding sequence ATGACATCACCGTTGAATTACATTCGTAGTTCGGCTCTTTTTTTATTACTCGCGTTTACGGCACAGGCGGCGCCATTATCTCCGGCAGACCGTGACGCTGTCCGTCAACAGCAGGAACAGCTGCTTCGTCAGAGCCAGCAGCAGCGTGATGAACTGGAGCGCAGCACCACGCTGCCGCGCTCAGGCCAGAGTACGTCTGCCCCGCAGGCCGGTGGCCCCTGTTTTGATATTCACACCATTACCCTTTCCGGCGTGACGCTTATCAGCGAAAAAGCGCAGCAGAAACTGACTGCGCCCTGGCAGAACCAGTGCCTGAATATGGCGAAAATAACCGAACTGGCTGCCGCGATTTCCGACTGGTATATCAGCCGGGGATATATTACCAGCCGCGCTTTTCTCACCGAACAGGATTTATCGCACGGCGAATTACGCATTGTCGTGCTGGAAGGAAAATTACGTCATATCCGCCTGGAGGGAGAATCGCCGCGCATGCTGAAAATGGTTTTCCCCGGTCTGGAAGGGAAAATCCTTAATCTGCGGGATATCGAACAGGGGATGGAACAAATAAATCGTCTGCGGCGCGAACCGGTGCAGATCGATATCGTTCCCGACAGTGAACCGGGTTATTCCAGCGTGAATTTAACCGCCACGCCGGAATTTCCGTTAAGTGCTTCGGTTTCGCTGGATAACAGCGGGCAGAAAAGTACCGGTGACGATCAGTTAAATGGTTCGCTGACCGCCAGTAATTTGCTGGGACTGGCGGAACAGTGGCAGGTGAGCGGCGGGCGCAGCAGCGATTTCGCCACCGGCTATGACGCGCAAAATTTTCAGGCCGGGTTCAGCATGCCGTACGGTTACGGCCTGCTCGACTACAGCTATGCATGGAGCAACTACCGCACCACCCTTATCAATCAGGGCTTTCCGTGGATCTCCACCGGTGACACCAGAACGCACCGCCTGAACGGTTCGTGGGTAGTGTTCCGCAACGGCAATATCAAAACCGCATTTACCGCTGGCGTCACACAGCGCTCCTCGCGCAACTGGCTTAACGACGCGCCGCTGGTCAGCAGCACGCGCAATCTCTCCAGCCTGCAACTGGGCATCAGCCATACGCAGAAAGTACTGGGCGGCGTGGCGACCTTCAACCCGACATTCAGCCACGGCATGCCGTGGTTTAACGCCGAAACCGACGAAGGCAAAAGTGGCGATGAACCCCGTGCGCAGTTCCGTAAAGGGAGCCTGAGCGCCAGCTTCCAGCGCCCGTTCAGCGCCGACATCGTCTGGCTCACCAGCCTGTATGCGCAGTGGTCACCGGACAGGCTCTACGGCAGCGAACGCCTGACGCTCGGCGGCGAAAGCTCCGTACGCGGTTTTAAAGAGCAGTATCTCTCCGGCGACAACGGCGGTTACTGGCGTAACGAACTCAATTACGTGCTGTTCACGTTGCCCCTGTTGGGGCAGATCAGCGCCACGGCGGCGGTGGATGGCGGATGGCTGGAAAAAGACCGGCTCGATCGCTACGCCTCCGGCACGTTGTGGGGCGCGTCAGCAGGGCTTGGCAGCGCCGGACGCTGGTTTGCCAGCCAGATCTCCGTTGGCACGCCGCTGCATTACCCCGACTGGCTCGGCCCCGATCACGTCAGTGTTAACTGGCGCGTTGCTGTCACGTTTTAA
- a CDS encoding methyl-accepting chemotaxis protein yields MKNKATIVKPTGISIRNKIIFSFGILIVLLAFIAGNALYRLDEAKNKISKIVTEDYPTTAMGNNLIREVNTSTILFLNALIEKNPQKQSQLMQEVTSRSEKINELYKQLNTAADDAASQAILANVTDMRKLYIQSRNKVIQNIQSDPVSAIDEYTNNTREKELQYIDKINTFINLQRDEMQSSYTDFLHDYSTSKMVMIIIAIVCLILGATMAIIISRAIVIPIKHAVEAATRIAAGNLGEEIKVTSKDETGQLTSAISHMQDELIKIVTEIRGGAENIATGASQIMAGTRDLSARTEEQASSIEQTASSMEQISATVKNTGDNTANASQLSARASNAVTDNGKLMASLTQEIQNISNSADKMSDIINLIDSIAFQTNILALNAAVEAARAGEHGKGFAVVAQEVRNLAQKTANSSKEIRTLIENSTQQSVRGLEMVRQVNGKMDELVQNVDSVTSILKEIEQASLEQSDGVHQINIAIGQIDTTTQQNAALVEESVAASEMLNEQARVMQDLVSVFRIPQHA; encoded by the coding sequence ATGAAAAACAAAGCTACCATAGTAAAGCCGACAGGCATAAGTATCAGAAATAAGATTATTTTTTCGTTCGGTATTCTGATCGTGTTACTGGCTTTCATTGCCGGAAATGCGCTGTATCGACTGGATGAAGCTAAAAATAAGATCTCAAAAATTGTCACGGAGGATTATCCCACCACGGCAATGGGTAATAATCTTATCAGAGAAGTTAATACATCAACGATTCTGTTTCTCAATGCATTAATAGAGAAAAATCCGCAAAAGCAAAGCCAGTTAATGCAGGAAGTGACTTCACGATCGGAAAAAATCAACGAACTCTATAAACAACTCAACACGGCGGCAGACGATGCAGCGTCCCAGGCGATTTTAGCCAATGTTACTGACATGCGAAAACTCTATATCCAGTCGCGTAATAAGGTGATACAAAACATTCAATCAGATCCTGTTTCAGCAATTGATGAATATACAAATAATACGCGTGAAAAAGAATTACAGTACATTGATAAAATTAACACCTTTATCAATCTTCAGCGAGATGAAATGCAATCGTCATATACTGATTTTTTGCATGATTACAGTACGTCAAAAATGGTCATGATCATTATCGCGATAGTTTGCCTGATTCTTGGCGCCACCATGGCGATCATTATTTCACGCGCTATTGTTATTCCCATTAAACATGCGGTTGAGGCTGCTACGCGTATCGCCGCAGGCAACCTTGGGGAAGAGATAAAGGTGACATCAAAAGATGAAACCGGGCAACTGACCAGCGCTATTTCTCATATGCAGGATGAATTAATAAAAATTGTCACGGAAATACGTGGCGGAGCCGAAAATATTGCGACCGGCGCTTCTCAAATTATGGCCGGAACCCGTGATTTATCAGCCCGTACAGAAGAGCAGGCCAGTTCTATCGAACAGACTGCATCGTCAATGGAACAGATTTCCGCAACGGTAAAAAATACTGGCGATAATACGGCGAATGCTTCACAACTTTCGGCGAGAGCGAGTAATGCGGTGACGGATAACGGAAAATTGATGGCTTCGCTGACGCAAGAGATCCAGAACATCAGCAACTCAGCGGATAAGATGTCTGACATCATTAATCTGATTGATTCCATTGCCTTCCAGACCAATATTTTGGCACTTAACGCCGCTGTTGAAGCGGCGCGTGCGGGTGAGCATGGTAAAGGGTTTGCTGTCGTGGCGCAGGAAGTTCGCAATCTGGCCCAGAAAACGGCCAATTCGTCGAAGGAGATCAGGACACTGATCGAGAACTCAACGCAGCAAAGCGTCCGTGGGCTGGAGATGGTGCGGCAGGTAAACGGAAAAATGGATGAACTGGTGCAAAATGTCGATAGCGTCACCAGTATTCTGAAGGAAATAGAGCAGGCCAGCCTTGAGCAAAGCGATGGTGTTCATCAAATTAATATCGCCATCGGGCAGATCGATACCACGACGCAGCAGAACGCCGCGCTGGTAGAGGAATCGGTTGCCGCTTCTGAAATGCTTAACGAACAGGCCAGAGTCATGCAAGATCTGGTCAGCGTATTCCGGATTCCACAACATGCCTGA
- a CDS encoding filamentous hemagglutinin N-terminal domain-containing protein, with amino-acid sequence MKTDKPVRFSQRAVSWLIISLLVWQPVAPAFAAAITPTGGASMDKAGNGVPVVNIATPNGAGISHNQFHDYNVGKEGLILNNATGQLTQTQLGGLIQNNPNLRAGQEAKGIINEVTGGSRSQLQGYTEVAGKAANVMVANPYGITCNGCGFINTPNATLTTGKPQFDAAGNLSALEVTRGTITVEGQGLNASGSDALALISRATEVNAAIHAKDLTVTTGANRVDASGKATAIAGEGAAPVVAVDTGALGGMYANRIHLVSTEKGVGVNLGNLTAR; translated from the coding sequence ATGAAGACTGACAAACCGGTTCGTTTTTCCCAGCGTGCTGTCAGCTGGTTGATTATCAGCCTGCTGGTCTGGCAGCCGGTAGCGCCCGCGTTTGCTGCGGCCATCACGCCGACAGGCGGCGCCAGCATGGATAAAGCCGGCAACGGCGTGCCGGTGGTCAATATCGCCACGCCGAACGGGGCAGGTATCTCGCACAACCAGTTTCATGACTACAACGTCGGCAAAGAGGGGCTGATCCTCAATAACGCCACCGGGCAACTGACGCAGACGCAGCTTGGCGGGCTTATCCAGAACAACCCGAACCTGCGCGCCGGGCAGGAAGCGAAGGGCATTATCAACGAAGTGACCGGCGGCAGCCGATCGCAGCTGCAGGGGTATACCGAAGTGGCGGGCAAAGCGGCGAATGTGATGGTCGCCAACCCGTACGGCATCACCTGTAACGGCTGCGGGTTTATCAACACGCCGAACGCCACCCTGACTACCGGTAAACCGCAATTCGATGCGGCGGGCAATCTCTCCGCACTGGAAGTGACCAGAGGCACCATCACCGTGGAAGGGCAGGGGCTGAACGCCAGCGGCAGCGATGCGCTGGCGCTGATTTCCCGCGCCACCGAAGTGAACGCCGCCATTCATGCGAAGGACTTAACCGTGACCACCGGGGCCAACCGGGTGGATGCCAGCGGTAAGGCGACAGCGATTGCCGGTGAGGGTGCAGCGCCGGTGGTGGCGGTGGATACCGGCGCGCTCGGCGGCATGTATGCCAACCGTATTCATCTCGTGTCCACCGAGAAAGGCGTCGGCGTCAACCTCGGCAACCTGACGGCACGCTAG